The genomic DNA GCAGAAAATTTTGGTGAGTATGAAGGGCATGGGGAAGGAGTGAAAATCAACGATAAAGTAAATGGAGCAATTGAGAATAATTCTCTAACATTCCAAACTGATGGAATCCTATACTATATATCCTATATAAACAAAGAAATAAGCGAGGAAAAACACGAGCAAGAGCTCATTCAGCTTGCGCTTCAAATGTTGGAGAAATCTTCCTAATCTATACAAAAAAGATCAACTCCTCAAATTGAGAGTCAATCCTTCACCTTTACTGCTTATTCAGTTGGTCTTTTGCTCGCTTGATCAGTTCGTGGACCATACTGCCGCCGATTTGTCCGCCGATCCGTCCCGCATCATATGAACTCAAGTCTTTATTCCCTTTCTCTTTTAGCGGGATGCCCATTTCTTTGGCTACTTCAAACTTGGTCTTCTCGGGATGATTCGCGTCAACATTATATCCTTTTTCCTTCATGACCTCGACTTTAAGCTGATCCAATTTTTCTCTCGCTTCAGGGACGAGGGGTCTTCGCTGTCTTGCCATGGTGATCGCCTCCTTCAGCTTTAGTATGCACATAGGAGCTTAGTTTACATGCACTTAAACGTATTCCTTCAAACTGTTTGAGAGGATTTCGCGATTTTGGGTATGGAAGCCGTGTAAGGCCCTTTGCAAAGAAAATGCCCCTGCGTAAAACTGGATCCGCGGCATCATTTCTTCGATACCGGGATAGAATGACGCAATCCGTTTTACGAGATCTACTCCATATCTTTTGTAAAGTCCCGCAAAATCAATGGCAGGATCCCCAATGTAACTTTTCCCAAAATCAATGACCCCGCTAAGCTGTTGTTCTTGTTCGTCAAATAAGATGTTCGAATTTGCAAAGTCTCCATGAATGATCGTAGGTTTGAATGAAAAGTTGGACTGATTGTTCAAGTAGACCGTAAAATGATTGACGATTTCTTCTTGCTTCTCAACCCGGATATATGAAAAAAGTGTCCCTGTAATCCTTTCAAACATGTTCGTCCAGAAGTGATGTGCATCATTATTTGCGATTACTTTCCCTGGCGCACCGACAACAGGAATCGAGTGAAGTTCATAAAGGAAAGTGGCAAGGTCATGAATCAACGTCTCTTCTACTGATGGAGAGAGAGATTGTACCGTTTCCCGATAAAGAGGAATTCCAGGAATCAATGGGTAACCGAAAAAGGCTTGCCCGAGAATATTCGTGTCAGTATTGATGAAAACAGGTTCAGGTATGGGAAGGCTTATATAGGGATTGATATACAGGAGCTGTTCATACTCCGTTTGTAGGTTGTTTTTCGCTTCTTCATGCTTTGGAAACCGGAAAACCCACTTCTTGTTCAAAAAAAGGATATCATTGTTTTCTCCGAAATGATTCCATTGGACAGACTCGATATTAAGTGAAGGATAGAATGATTGAATGCATTTCAAATATTGTTCCAAGTACATAAAAAAATCCCTCCCTACGAAAAAAATTCGACTAGGGAGGTGCAATCTCCTTTTTCGACACTATTTCTTTTTATTTGAAGAAAGAGGCGGCTCGTTCCGAACCAATTTAATGATGGATAAGCACATGATAACCAATATCACAGTGAAAGGGAGGGCTGCAATTAAAGATGCGGTTTGTAGTCCTTGCAAACCACTACTGATAATGAGAACGGCAGCGATAGCAGCCATTAAAATCCCCCAAATGAGCTTGACGAAGCGTCCAGGGTTCAAATTGCCGTCGGTTGTCATGATGCCGAGTACGAATGTTGCAGAGTCGGCTGAAGTGATCAAGAATGTAAAGATCAAAAGGATCGACAGCAGTGAAAATAAAAATGTTAACGGTAACTGAGCATACGTGACAAATAAAGCTGTCGTCACATCTTCATTCACCAATTCGGCTATATTCGTCCCCTGAGTCAGGTCAAGATGAAGGGCTGTACCACCAAATATCGCAATCCATAAAATGGCGATGAATGGAGGGACGATCAGTACGCCAAAAACAAATTCTCTGATGGTTCGTCCTCTTGACACTCTCGCCACAAAGGATCCGACGAATGGGGACCATGCGATGACCCATGCCCAATAGAAGACTGTCCAATCTCTGACCCATGTGCCGCCCTTATAAGGGGTGAGTCGGAAGCTCATTTCAAAGAAATTCGAAATGTAATCGCCGATTCCTAAAGTCATACTATTTAAAATGAAAACAGTCGGACCCATGAATAATACCGCTACCATCAACGCTAATGCCAGTCCAAGGTTCAGGTTACTCAACCATTTGATCCCTTTATCCAATCCGGTCATTGCGGAAGTAAGGTACAAGATGAGCAGGACGCCTGTAATCGTCAATTGCATAAGGGCATTATTCGGCAGTTCGAAAACGGTTTTCAAACCACCATTAATTTGCAGGATACCAAACCCTAAAGACGTGGCCACTCCCGTAATAGTGGCAATGACAGCCAGTATATCTACCGTCCTTCTTAGCGGTGTTTTACCACCTTGGCCAATTATCGGGTTGAAGGTCGTACTGATCAACCCTTTTTCTTTCTTTCGATATTGAAAATATCCTAAAGCAAGACCGACAACAGTGAAAACAGACCATTGGTGGATTCCCCAATGGAAAAAAGAATAACGCATGGATGTACGTGCGGCTTCTTCAGACTGTCCTTCGATTCCCATCGGGGGTTCAAAGAAATGGCTCATGGGTTCAGCCACGCCCCAGAAGACAAGTCCTACTCCGAATCCTGCACTGAACAACATGCCAATCCATGTGAAAAACGGATAATCAGGCTTTGAATCGTCACCACCGAGTCGAATTTTACCGTACCGGCTAATAGCCAATACTAAACAGAATATCGTGAAAAAGAACACGGCGATAAGATAAAACCAGCCGAATGCATATGTAGTGAAATCAAATACAGCAGCCGCATTGTTCCCTAATGAATCTGGAGAAATAGCCGCCCAGATGACAAAGAGCGTAACGATGATGGATGATACCCAAAATACGATGTTCCAATGTGGAGCTTTTCCTTTTTCGTCAGCCACAATGAACCTCCTTTACAAAAATGAAATCATGTACATAAAGAGATGTGTCTCATTAACCTATACCCATCTAGAGAGATATCTAACTTTTTAAAAGAAAACACCTTTCCTATGACGGGGGATATTATCTATTAAAAACTTTTAAATACAAATCATTTTGTAAGTCGATTTGTTTAACGTATTATATGGCTGGTCATACTAGTGAAAATGCAATAAAATTAATTTAACATTTTACTCATCTTACAAAAAATCTCTTTTTTTGAAACATATCCA from Pseudalkalibacillus sp. SCS-8 includes the following:
- a CDS encoding alpha/beta-type small acid-soluble spore protein, yielding MARQRRPLVPEAREKLDQLKVEVMKEKGYNVDANHPEKTKFEVAKEMGIPLKEKGNKDLSSYDAGRIGGQIGGSMVHELIKRAKDQLNKQ
- a CDS encoding glycine betaine uptake BCCT transporter, with the translated sequence MADEKGKAPHWNIVFWVSSIIVTLFVIWAAISPDSLGNNAAAVFDFTTYAFGWFYLIAVFFFTIFCLVLAISRYGKIRLGGDDSKPDYPFFTWIGMLFSAGFGVGLVFWGVAEPMSHFFEPPMGIEGQSEEAARTSMRYSFFHWGIHQWSVFTVVGLALGYFQYRKKEKGLISTTFNPIIGQGGKTPLRRTVDILAVIATITGVATSLGFGILQINGGLKTVFELPNNALMQLTITGVLLILYLTSAMTGLDKGIKWLSNLNLGLALALMVAVLFMGPTVFILNSMTLGIGDYISNFFEMSFRLTPYKGGTWVRDWTVFYWAWVIAWSPFVGSFVARVSRGRTIREFVFGVLIVPPFIAILWIAIFGGTALHLDLTQGTNIAELVNEDVTTALFVTYAQLPLTFLFSLLSILLIFTFLITSADSATFVLGIMTTDGNLNPGRFVKLIWGILMAAIAAVLIISSGLQGLQTASLIAALPFTVILVIMCLSIIKLVRNEPPLSSNKKK
- a CDS encoding aminoglycoside phosphotransferase family protein translates to MYLEQYLKCIQSFYPSLNIESVQWNHFGENNDILFLNKKWVFRFPKHEEAKNNLQTEYEQLLYINPYISLPIPEPVFINTDTNILGQAFFGYPLIPGIPLYRETVQSLSPSVEETLIHDLATFLYELHSIPVVGAPGKVIANNDAHHFWTNMFERITGTLFSYIRVEKQEEIVNHFTVYLNNQSNFSFKPTIIHGDFANSNILFDEQEQQLSGVIDFGKSYIGDPAIDFAGLYKRYGVDLVKRIASFYPGIEEMMPRIQFYAGAFSLQRALHGFHTQNREILSNSLKEYV